In Deltaproteobacteria bacterium, the DNA window ACGATGAGAATGTAGAAAAGCTCCTTGGCGAGAATACGCGGTTCAAGGAGGCCTACGAGGCCCACAGAAACTACGACAGGAAGATAGCCGAGCTGGAGAAGAAACATTTTCTCAGCGCCGACGAGGAGATGGAAAAGAACAGGCTCAAGAAGCTCAAGCTGGCCATGAAGGACAGGATGGAGCAGATGCTCTCCGAGTACAAGGCCAGGGCCTGAAATCCGCCGATACCGCGCCGACACCCCTCCGGCCGTTTCACAGGACGAGTTATTGATCGATCATCGCGCCCCTGCCCGGCCGGCCACTGCCGTGACCGCGCCGCGGGAAGCGGCTCCGGGGGCGTCCAAGCGCGCGGGCCGCAACGCCGTTGCGCCCGCCTCCGTCCGCCCGGACGGGAAAAAGACTTGCTGGAGTCCCTACATATGCGAAGCGACAGGATAAAACGAGGTCCGGAGAGGGTGCCGCACAGGGCGCTCCTTTATGCCACGGGCATACCCAAGGGCGAGATGCAAAAGCCCTTTATCGGTGTGGCCTCGAGCTTCACCGACCTCATCCCGGGCCACATAGGGATGAGGGACCTCGAGAGGTTCATAGAAAAGGGCGTCCATGCGGGCGGCGGATACCCCATGCTCTTCGGGTTGCCCGGCGTCTGCGACGGCATCGCCATGGGTCACAGGGGCATGCACTACTCCCTGCCCACCCGCGAGCTCATCGCCGACATGATAGAGAGTGTTGCGCAGGCCCACGCCTTCGACGGCCTCGTGCTCCTCACAAACTGCGACAAGATCACGCCCGGCATGCTCATGGCCGCCGCGAGGCTCGACATCCCGGCGATAGTCGTCACCGCCGGACCCATGATGACGGGCCGTTACCGGGGCAGGCGTCTCTCCTTCATACGCAACACCTTCGAGGCCATGGGCCGGTTCCGCAAGGGCGAGATAGACAAAAAGGAGCTCGACGCCTGCGAGCTCGGCGCCTGTCCCGGAGCGGGGAGCTGCCAGGGCCTTTATACGGCCAACACCATGAACTCGCTCACCGAGGCCATGGGCATGAGCCTTCCGGGCTGCGGCACCTCTCCGGCCCAGATGGCCGAGAAGCGCAGGATGGCCTTCGAGAGCGGCGAGCGCATAGTGGAGCTCGTGAGAAAGGACGTGACGCCGCGCAGGATCATGACGCGGGCGGCCTTCGAGAACGCCGTGAGGGTGGACCTCGCGCTCGGAGGCTCGACGAACACGGTGCTCCATCTCCTGGCCGTGGCCCACGAGGCGGGCGTGAGGCTCCCGCTGGAGCGCTTCGACGAGCTGGCAAGGACGACTCCACACATATGCTCCATAGAGCCCGTGGGAGACCACTACATGGAGGAC includes these proteins:
- a CDS encoding DUF465 domain-containing protein; the protein is MPFDDDENVEKLLGENTRFKEAYEAHRNYDRKIAELEKKHFLSADEEMEKNRLKKLKLAMKDRMEQMLSEYKARA
- the ilvD gene encoding dihydroxy-acid dehydratase, which translates into the protein MRSDRIKRGPERVPHRALLYATGIPKGEMQKPFIGVASSFTDLIPGHIGMRDLERFIEKGVHAGGGYPMLFGLPGVCDGIAMGHRGMHYSLPTRELIADMIESVAQAHAFDGLVLLTNCDKITPGMLMAAARLDIPAIVVTAGPMMTGRYRGRRLSFIRNTFEAMGRFRKGEIDKKELDACELGACPGAGSCQGLYTANTMNSLTEAMGMSLPGCGTSPAQMAEKRRMAFESGERIVELVRKDVTPRRIMTRAAFENAVRVDLALGGSTNTVLHLLAVAHEAGVRLPLERFDELARTTPHICSIEPVGDHYMEDLHWAGGIAAVMKRLGPLIRDNPTVSGRRVRTILKAVEYIDDEVIRPLDAPYHEEGGIAVLKGNIAPLGAVVKQSGVSEGMMRFAGRARVFDSEEQAMEAILKGRIKPGDVVVIRYEGPKGGPGMREMLAPTATLMGMGLGESVALVTDGRFSGGTRGPCVGHVSPEAMEGGPIGLVEEGDPIELDIPARSIELGVPDEELARRRARWRPPEPKIRTGWLARYADAVTS